One window of the Clupea harengus chromosome 20, Ch_v2.0.2, whole genome shotgun sequence genome contains the following:
- the LOC105902818 gene encoding muscarinic acetylcholine receptor M1, giving the protein MNISTHPPQYLSNHSNATGAPVAKAFTWEMVLILLITGPLSAVTIIGNLLVIISFRINSRLRTVSNYFLLSLAVADLILGAVSMNLYTTYILIGRWALGNLACDLWLAVDYVASNASVMNLLAISFDRYLSVTRPLTYRAKRTPKRAAIMISLAWGVSLMIWAPPILFWEDIVGERKVPEGDCSVQFFHVPAMTFVTAIAAFYLPVTIMAVLYWRVYRETERRSKQLAGLTGTVTTALVVTSQASVQQFSQSSSSTASSSGEAHAQSPTQAEVGGLSRGEVTGCWITFLHCLKGERSGQVRDAGSSTSQKQSSCTHDSNSSLDSISGDRNDEDFNRSVQMPLVQVGDGREGLTTPEHPPTVRGRGNQSSVRPYSISLLAAATTCSASKTLQKLRGGSSLIRERKAARTLSAILLAFIVTWTPYNIMVLVSTFCESCVPEQLWQLGYWLCYVNSTVNPICYALCNQHFRVTFKELLLCKWSGNRRRKKRWVRPGVG; this is encoded by the exons ATGAACATCTCCACCCATCCCCCTCAGTACCTCTCCAACCACTCCAATGCAACTGGTGCACCAGTTGCAAAAGCCTTCACCTGGGAGATGGTTCTGATCCTCCTCATAACTGGACCCTTGTCTGCTGTCACCATCATCGGCAACCTTCTGGTCATAATCTCCTTCCGTATCAACTCCCGCCTTCGGACAGTCAGCAACTACTTCCTGTTGAGCTTAGCTGTGGCTGACCTCATCCTGGGCGCAGTGTCCATGAACCTCTACACAACCTACATCCTGATTGGCCGATGGGCCCTGGGCAACCTAGCCTGTGACCTCTGGTTGGCTGTCGACTACGTGGCCAGCAATGCCTCTGTAATGAACCTGCTCGCCATCAGCTTCGACCGTTACCTGTCCGTCACACGACCTCTGACCTACAGAGCCAAAAGGACCCCAAAGAGGGCGGCCATCATGATTTCCTTGGCGTGGGGGGTGTCTCTGATGATCTGGGCACCCCCCATCTTGTTCTGGGAGGACATTGTGGGTGAAAGGAAGGTTCCAGAAGGTGACTGCTCAGTTCAGTTCTTTCATGTGCCGGCGATGACGTTTGTCACAGCCATTGCGGCGTTCTATCTGCCGGTCACCATCATGGCGGTGCTGTACTGGAGGGTCTACCGTGAGACCGAGCGTCGCTCAAAGCAGCTCGCCGGCCTGACTGGCACAGTGACCACAGCCCTGGTTGTCACATCACAG GCCTCAGTGCAGCAGTTCTCCCAGTCCAGCAGTAGCACTGCCAGCAGTTCTGGAGAGGCCCACGCCCAGAGCCCCACCCAGGCAGAGGTAGGTGGGTTAAGCAGAGGAGAGGTGACCGGCTGCTGGATCACATTCCTACACTGTCTCAAGGGCGAGAGGAGCGGGCAAGTGAGGGACGCGGGGTCCTCCACCTCCCAAAAGCAGAGCAGCTGCACCCATGACAGCAACAGCAGCCTGGACAGCATCAGTGGTGACCGCAATGATGAGGACTTCAATAGAAGCGTGCAGATGCCCCTGGTCCAGGTGGGTGATGGGAGGGAGGGTCTCACAACACCTGAACATCCTCCCACCGTCCGCGGGCGCGGCAACCAATCGTCCGTCCGCCCCTACTCGATCTCCCTCCTGGCGGCGGCGACGACGTGCAGCGCGTCGAAAACCTTACAGAAGCTGCGCGGCGGCTCCTCGCTGATCCGGGAGCGGAAGGCGGCGCGCACCCTCAGCGCCATCCTGCTGGCGTTCATCGTCACGTGGACGCCGTACAACATCATGGTGCTGGTGTCCACCTTCTGCGAGAGCTGCGTGCCCGAGCAGCTGTGGCAGCTGGGATACTGGCTGTGCTACGTGAACAGCACGGTCAACCCCATCTGCTACGCCCTCTGCAACCAACACTTCCGCGTCACCTTcaaggagctgctgctgtgcaAGTGGAGCGgcaacaggaggaggaagaagaggtggGTGAGGCCAGGGGTAGGGTGA
- the LOC105904026 gene encoding zinc finger protein ubi-d4-like isoform X1 → MKLCVCSLYLFVVDFRLGEQYYKDAMEQCHNYNARLCAERSILMPFLDSQTGVAQSNCYIWMEKRHRSPGTAPGQLYTYPARRWRKKRRAHPPEDPALAFPPLKAAELELGLKKDVMPPLDGSSLEALLKGEPLDKRGTPELRDTEETASAAEITATPSHTVSTRIRKVRSCTERILEPDDYLDDLDDEDFEDETPKRRGKGKSKGRGVGNGKKKQEASAAAMEDRDKPYACDICGKRYKNRPGLSYHYTHSHLADEEGEDKEDEIHTPVPRHETKTPKKGPNGLALPNDYCDFCLGDSNMNQKTGQSEELVSCSDCGRSGHPSCLQFTPVMMAAVKTYRWQCIECKCCNVCGTSENDDQLLFCDDCDRGYHMYCLSPPMADPPEGSWSCHLCLDLLKDKASIYQQPQSAQMDD, encoded by the exons ATGaagttgtgtgtctgttcgcTTTATTTGTTTGTCGTGGACTTTAGGCTCGGTGAACAGTACTACAAAGATGCCATGGAGCAGTGCCACAACTATAATGCCCGCCTCTGTGCGGAGAGGAGCATCCTAATGCCCTTCCTCGACTCCCAGACGGGGGTGGCCCAGAGCAACTGCTACATCTGGATGGAAAAAAGACACAGGAGTCCag GCACAGCCCCAGGACAGCTGTATACATATCCTGCCCGCCgctggaggaaaaagagaagggcCCACCCTCCCGAGGACCCTGCTCTGGCGTTCCCGCCTCTGAAAGCAG CTGAGCTGGAGTTGGGCCTGAAGAAGGACGTGATGCCCCCTCTGGACGGCAGTAGTCTGGAGGCCTTGCTGAAGGGGGAGCCCCTGGACAAGAGGGGCACCCCCGAGCTCCGGGATACAGAGGAGACAGCCAGCGCGGCCGAGATCACAGCCACGCCAAGCCACACCGTCTCCACACGCATACGGAAGGTACGGAGCTGTACAGAG AGGATCCTGGAGCCTGATGACTACCTGGATGATCTGGATGATGAGGACTTTGAGGATGAGACTCCCAAGAGAAGGGGCAAAGGGAAGTCCAAG GGCCGTGGCGTTGGAAACGGAAAGAAGAAACAGGAGGCGTCGGCAGCCGCCATGGAGGATCGAGACAAGCCGTACGCCTGTGACA TCTGTGGGAAGCGGTACAAGAACCGGCCGGGCCTGAGCTACCACTACACCCACTCTCACCTGGCAGACGAGGAGGGGGAGGACAAGGAGGATGAGATACACACCCCAGTCCCACGCCACGAGACCAAGA CCCCTAAGAAAGGACCCAATGGATTGGCCCTGCCCAATGATTACTGTGATTTCTGCCTGGGGGATTCCAACATGAACCAGAAGACTGGACAGTCTGAGGAACTGGTGTCATGTTCAGACTGTGGACGCTCTG GTCACCCGTCCTGCCTGCAGTTCACACCGGTGATGATGGCCGCGGTGAAGACCTACCGCTGGCAGTGCATCGAGTGCAAGTGCTGTAACGTCTGCGGAACATCTGAAAATGAC GACCAGCTCCTGTTCTGTGATGACTGTGACAGAGGATACCATATGTACTGCCTCTCCCCTCCCATGGCTGACCCGCCTGAAG gaagCTGGAGCTGTCACCTATGTCTGGACCTGCTCAAGGACAAGGCCTCCATCTATCAGCAGCCTCAGAGTGCTCAGATGGACGACTAA
- the LOC105904026 gene encoding zinc finger protein ubi-d4-like isoform X2, protein MKLCVCSLYLFVVDFRLGEQYYKDAMEQCHNYNARLCAERSILMPFLDSQTGVAQSNCYIWMEKRHRSPGTAPGQLYTYPARRWRKKRRAHPPEDPALAFPPLKAAELELGLKKDVMPPLDGSSLEALLKGEPLDKRGTPELRDTEETASAAEITATPSHTVSTRIRKRILEPDDYLDDLDDEDFEDETPKRRGKGKSKGRGVGNGKKKQEASAAAMEDRDKPYACDICGKRYKNRPGLSYHYTHSHLADEEGEDKEDEIHTPVPRHETKTPKKGPNGLALPNDYCDFCLGDSNMNQKTGQSEELVSCSDCGRSGHPSCLQFTPVMMAAVKTYRWQCIECKCCNVCGTSENDDQLLFCDDCDRGYHMYCLSPPMADPPEGSWSCHLCLDLLKDKASIYQQPQSAQMDD, encoded by the exons ATGaagttgtgtgtctgttcgcTTTATTTGTTTGTCGTGGACTTTAGGCTCGGTGAACAGTACTACAAAGATGCCATGGAGCAGTGCCACAACTATAATGCCCGCCTCTGTGCGGAGAGGAGCATCCTAATGCCCTTCCTCGACTCCCAGACGGGGGTGGCCCAGAGCAACTGCTACATCTGGATGGAAAAAAGACACAGGAGTCCag GCACAGCCCCAGGACAGCTGTATACATATCCTGCCCGCCgctggaggaaaaagagaagggcCCACCCTCCCGAGGACCCTGCTCTGGCGTTCCCGCCTCTGAAAGCAG CTGAGCTGGAGTTGGGCCTGAAGAAGGACGTGATGCCCCCTCTGGACGGCAGTAGTCTGGAGGCCTTGCTGAAGGGGGAGCCCCTGGACAAGAGGGGCACCCCCGAGCTCCGGGATACAGAGGAGACAGCCAGCGCGGCCGAGATCACAGCCACGCCAAGCCACACCGTCTCCACACGCATACGGAAG AGGATCCTGGAGCCTGATGACTACCTGGATGATCTGGATGATGAGGACTTTGAGGATGAGACTCCCAAGAGAAGGGGCAAAGGGAAGTCCAAG GGCCGTGGCGTTGGAAACGGAAAGAAGAAACAGGAGGCGTCGGCAGCCGCCATGGAGGATCGAGACAAGCCGTACGCCTGTGACA TCTGTGGGAAGCGGTACAAGAACCGGCCGGGCCTGAGCTACCACTACACCCACTCTCACCTGGCAGACGAGGAGGGGGAGGACAAGGAGGATGAGATACACACCCCAGTCCCACGCCACGAGACCAAGA CCCCTAAGAAAGGACCCAATGGATTGGCCCTGCCCAATGATTACTGTGATTTCTGCCTGGGGGATTCCAACATGAACCAGAAGACTGGACAGTCTGAGGAACTGGTGTCATGTTCAGACTGTGGACGCTCTG GTCACCCGTCCTGCCTGCAGTTCACACCGGTGATGATGGCCGCGGTGAAGACCTACCGCTGGCAGTGCATCGAGTGCAAGTGCTGTAACGTCTGCGGAACATCTGAAAATGAC GACCAGCTCCTGTTCTGTGATGACTGTGACAGAGGATACCATATGTACTGCCTCTCCCCTCCCATGGCTGACCCGCCTGAAG gaagCTGGAGCTGTCACCTATGTCTGGACCTGCTCAAGGACAAGGCCTCCATCTATCAGCAGCCTCAGAGTGCTCAGATGGACGACTAA
- the LOC116225250 gene encoding DNA polymerase alpha subunit B-like translates to MAMPNTDQIKEELELFDIGYEDELVLDKMLEQCLCHRMKGDEIVLEWVAFSTTKGGRKLSLDHLEQFQHEVLNKKNKSKQTAKKDDSYNRTRDINSIQDLIKAEEEEENLLDSYSTPAKGSQKRALTTPEHPQSKRCARMTSPGLILSPASFSPCATPSQKYSVRSTRGEVVSTFGEAQDKLWSAQKGQRSVSVMPLLSGEDALTSSYKYMFQRLRDIRDVLTEKIEGLGEELKLHFNIEEISPVSLPAQDKMTVLGQVCCDSNGKLNAQSVLLEAGQEHGGRQVRLDLSDLREYSLFPGQVVIMEGMNTDGLKFMPSKLYEGVPLPFYSPEVKEESEEESKPVMVLTACGPFTPSDSLAYDPLIDLLTVINRDRPDVCILLGPFVDSKHEQIEKCQVTETFESIFARCVNSLVEGTRGIGCKLVFVPSQRDVHHNCIYPQPPFTLPDLSKEDVERVSLVSDPCTLVIEGVTFGLTSTDILFHMGAEEINSAAGSDRFSRIMKHMLTQRSYYPLYPPTEEINMDYEKFQLYGHMPVTPDILVVPSELRYFIKDVIGCLCINPGRLTKGQVGGTFGRLVVQRRGPDAEGKRRSPCLTGQVVKI, encoded by the exons ATGGCGATGCCAAACACAGATCAGATTAAAGAGGAGTTGGAGTTGTTCGATATAGGCTATGAAGATGAATTGGTCCTAGACAAAA TGCTGGAGCAGTGTCTGTGCCACAGGATGAAGGGGGACGAGATAGTATTGGAGTGGGTCGCCTTCAGCACCACCAAGGGAGGCCGGAAGCTGAGTCTGGACCACCTGGAGCAGTTTCAGCATGAG GTTTTGAATAAGAAGAACAAATCCAAGCAGACCGCTAAGAAAGACGACTCCTATAACAGGACCCGGGACATCAACTCTATTCAGGATCT AATCaaagctgaggaagaggaggaaaatcTGCTAGACTCCTACTCCACTCCGGCCAAG GGTTCCCAGAAGCGAGCTCTTACTACACCAGAGCACCCCCAGTCCAAGAGATGTGCTCGCATGACCAGCCCTGGGCTCATACTTTCACCTGCCAGTTTCTCCCCATG TGCCACCCCTTCACAGAAGTACAGTGTGCGCAGCACCCGTGGGGAGGTGGTGTCCACTTTCGGGGAGGCACAGGACAAGCTCTGGAGTGCCCAGAAGGGTCAAAGGTCGGTGAGCGTCATGCCGCTCCTGAGCGGAGAGGATGCGCTGACCTCTAGCTACAAGTACATGTTCCAGCGGCTCAGGGACATCCGTGATG TACTGACTGAGAAGATTGAAGGCTTGGGTGAAGAACTAAAGCTCCACTTTAATATTGAGGAGATCTCCCCTGTGTCCTTGCCTGCACAG GATAAGATGACAGTGTTGGGTCAGGTGTGTTGCGACAGCAACGGGAAGCTGAACGCCCAGTCTGTGCTCCTGGAGGCGGGGCAAGAGCATGGTGGGAGGCAGGTGCGGCTGGACCTGTCTGATCTCAGGGAGTACTCCCTCTTCCCCGGGCAG GTTGTCATCATGGAGGGAATGAACACCGATGGCCTCAAGTTTATGCCATCAAAGTTGTATGAG GGTGTTCCTCTGCCTTTCTATTCCCCTGAGGTGAAAGAAGAATCTGAGGAGG AGTCTAAGCCGGTAATGGTCTTGACTGCCTGTGGCCCCTTCACTCCTTCTGATAGCTTGGCTTATGACCCTCTGATTGACCTGCTGACTGTGATTAACAGAGACCGCCCTGACGTCTGCATCCTG TTGGGTCCTTTTGTTGATTCAAAACACGAACAGATTGag AAATGTCAAGTGACTGAAACCTTTGAGAGTATATTTGCAAGATGTGTGAACAGTCTTGTGGAAGGAACAAGAGG AATTGGATGCAAGTTGGTGTTCGTTCCATCACAGCGAGACGTTCACCATAATTGTATTTACCCACAACCCCCTTTCACACTGCCTGACCTCAGTAAGGAGGACGTAGAG AGAGTGAGCCTGGTATCCGACCCCTGCACTCTGGTCATTGAGGGCGTGACCTTTGGCCTGACCTCTACAGATATTCTGTTTCACATGGGAGCAGAGGAGATCAACAG TGCTGCTGGCTCCGACCGGTTCTCCCGAATCATGAAACACATGTTGACCCAGAGGAG CTACTACCCCCTCTACCCTCCCACAGAGGAGATCAACATGGACTATGAGAAGTTTCAGCTGTACGGTCACATGCCCGTGACCCCTGACATCCTGGTCGTCCCCTCAGAGCTGCGTTACTTCATCAAG gatgtgattggttgtttgTGCATCAATCCTGGGCGTCTCACTAAAGGACAAGTTGGTGGCACGTTTGGCAGGTTGGTCGTCCAGAGAAGAGGCCCAGAcgcagaggggaagagaagaagtCCCTGCTTAACTGGACAAGTAGTGAAAATATGA
- the LOC105902828 gene encoding type 2 DNA topoisomerase 6 subunit B-like — protein sequence MHAVVGAEVPLLLPPQLVETGLCGEASIVTMAALAPCMDPYPNWPVRLSTIQVLVYSPCGMPYLEANMAAPLSFLKALAGSLVWGEMGLTMVTCADKLLVAGEAPESKGVLCCDMVFHVEDKERNQETESKWNHTVMQTLTLFLFLHHSDPFHSQLSDIIANEEMFEKHLDQVLWHNSERVTSSLQSLLEKTLKSYQKKCLNQGKMQSALSVILSSLTSVVNSSSSVEFRTACLDNMKVQDTHQLSTSLERSLHNITGSRVLPLHRCGPKKPEIGGGHGSAVQRPEEQEETCVQEVGETDYHAELVSCTAKRQGTAPSADESPFYKQRPTEVTQLQENLLSSSPVSQSQLCVRNTPSVTLTTSISNQTQQARTSIYVLLYASYLKPFCHFLPKSFAKSAQHLCGYD from the exons ATGCATGCAGTAGTGGGGGCGGAGGTCCCGTTGCTGCTCCCTCCTCAGCTGGTGGAGACGGGACTCTGTGGGGAGGCCAGCATCGTCACCATGGCAGCGCTGGCCCCCTGCATGGATCCGTACCCAAACTGGCCCGTTCGCCTGTCAACCATTCAG GTGTTGGTTTACAGCCCCTGCGGTATGCCTTACCTGGAAGCCAACATGGCCGCTCCCTTGAGCTTCCTGAAAGCCCTGGCAGGCTCTCTGGTTTGGGGAGAGATGGGGCTCACCATGGTGACCTGCGCTGATAAGCTGCTGGTAGCGGGTGAAGCACCGGAATCAAAAG GCGTCCTGTGTTGTGACATGGTGTTCCATGTAGAGGACAAAGAGAGGAACCAGGAAACAGAGTCCAAATGgaaccacactgtgatgcagactctcactctcttcctctttcttcatcACTCTGACCCCTTCCACTCACAACTCTCTGACATCATAG CCAACGAAGAGATGTTCGAGAAACACTTAGACCAGGTCCTCTGGCACAACAGTGAAagagtgacatcatcactgcaATCTCTACTTGAAAAGACACTCAAATCTTATCAGAAGAAATGCTTG AATCAGGGAAAGATGCAGTCAGCACTGTCTGTGATACTCAGCTCCCTTACCAGTGTGGTTAACAGTAGTAGCAGTGTTGAATTCCGGACTGCTTGCTTGGACAATATGAAG GTACAGGACACTCATCAGCTGTCCACGTCTCTTGAGCGATCGCTTCACAACATCACAGGAAGTCGGGTTCTTCCACTTCACAGGTGCGGCCCTAAGAAG CCTGAGATTGGAGGTGGGCATGGCTCTGCAGTCCAGAgaccagaggagcaggaggaaa CCTGTGTGCAGGAGGTGGGGGAGACTGACTATCACGCTGAACTTGTGTCCTGCACCGCTAAGAGACAGGGGACAGCGCCCTCTGCTGATGAATCACCTTTCTACAAGCAGAGACCCACAGAGGTGACCCAGCTACAAGAAAACCTGCTTTCCTCCTCACCCGTTTCCCAGAGCCAGCTGTGTGTAAGGAACACGCCATCGGTAACACTCACCACAAGCATCTCTAACCAAACCCAACAGGCAAGGACCTCAATTTATGTGCTGTTGTATGCGAGTTATCTCAAacctttttgtcattttttaccCAAATCATTTGCAAAGAGTGCACAGCACCTCTGTGGTTATGATTAA